From the genome of Vicia villosa cultivar HV-30 ecotype Madison, WI linkage group LG2, Vvil1.0, whole genome shotgun sequence, one region includes:
- the LOC131651200 gene encoding stress response protein NST1 isoform X1: MLRATAFPAPNNSVAVLSGNNTCPYLETTRVIYPRSSFISRFNLLHFRQLHVKCPRAVRGGGGFVPVAKKRGSGSVNLVEIEGDFNDETDEDVSYEYDEEDEEEVADDEDEDEDEEEIVSSDVRRKWFENKPKGFGEGKVYDTKIEDKLFEELQQSKRAQAANLKRLKTNPIKTASKNDAQNKIDEKVVPILSRVRLVNLPKKRKIDRDLKSAFQGIRGITQIVPAVIGNKKTRDPICKGFAFVDFTHEEDAVRFVELYTGKTITFGKIQKQIKCEFVNEQSSSSSLELRKNHKTALPLLPSFEEDSNEDSNMDDSALGTWEETDLELDNADEQRESDGESEEFATALKLDSDDRVGMINNSENKSLPSKQVDGKKKAPVKVGKKNAPKKKPSTKENAKKVLDVSGSAKRLKIKEKASLSDVFSKYGSKTALASKDN, translated from the exons ATGCTCCGAGCAACTGCATTTCCGGCACCGAACAATTCCGTGGCGGTTCTCTCTGGAAACAACACGTGTCCTTATCTTGAAACCACACGTGTCATTTATCCTCGCTCTTCTTTCATTTCGAGGTTCAACCTCCTACATTTCCGGCAACTCCACGTCAAGTGTCCCCGCGCCGTACGCGGCGGTGGTGGATTCGTCCCGGTGGCGAAGAAGCGAGGAAGTGGAAGCGTGAACCTAGTTGAAATTGAGGGAGATTTCAACGACGAAACTGACGAGGATGTTAGTTACGAATACGATGAAGAAGACGAAGAGGAGGTTGCTGATgatgaggatgaggatgaggatgaAGAAGAGATAGTTTCGTCTGATGTGAGGAGAAAATGGTTTGAGAACAAGCCGAAGGGGTTTGGTGAAGGGAAAGTGTATGACACTAAAATCGAAGATAAGCTGTTTGAAGAATTGCAGCAAAGTAAACGAGCACAAGCTGCTAATTTGAAAAGGCTTAAAACAAATCCTATCAAAACTGCCTCCAAAAATGATGCCCAGAATAAGATAG ATGAAAAAGTTGTTCCTATCCTAAGCCGAGTGCGTTTGGTGAATCTaccaaagaaaaggaaaatcGATAGGGATTTGAAATCAGCTTTTCAAGGGATTCGGGGGATAACACAAATAGTCCCTGCTGTTATTGGAAACAAGAAGACAAGGGATCCTATCTGCAAGGGTTTTGCTTTTGTTGATTTCACGCATGAAGAAGATGCAGTTAG GTTTGTAGAGTTATACACCGGAAAAACTATTACTTTTGGCAAAATTCAGAAGCAGATAAAATGCGAGTTTGTAAATGAAcagtcttcctcttcttctcttgaaTTAAGAAAAAATCACAAGACTGCTCTGCCTCTCTTGCCATCctttgaagaagattcaaatgaGGATTCTAATATGGATGATTCTGCCCTAGGTACCTGGGAAGAAACCGATTTAGAATTAGATAATGCAGATGAGCAACGGGAAAGTGATGGGGAGAGTGAAGAGTTTGCCACTGCTTTGAAGTTGGATAGTGATGACAGAGTAGGAATGATAAATAATTCGGAAAACAAGTCACTTCCCTCGAAACAGGTTGATGGAAAGAAGAAAGCACCGGTCAAAGTTGGAAAAAAGAACGCCCCTAAGAAAAAACCAAGTACAAAAGAGAACGCAAAAAAGGTTTTAGATGTTTCTGGATCTGCGAAAAG GTTAAAGATCAAGGAAAAGGCTTCATTGAGTGACGTTTTCTCCAAGTACGGATCAAAAACTGCCCTGGCTTCAAAGGATAATTAG
- the LOC131651200 gene encoding stress response protein NST1 isoform X2, giving the protein MLRATAFPAPNNSVAVLSGNNTCPYLETTRVIYPRSSFISRFNLLHFRQLHVKCPRAVRGGGGFVPVAKKRGSGSVNLVEIEGDFNDETDEDVSYEYDEEDEEEVADDEDEDEDEEEIVSSDVRRKWFENKPKGFGEGKVYDTKIEDKLFEELQQSKRAQAANLKRLKTNPIKTASKNDAQNKIDEKVVPILSRVRLVNLPKKRKIDRDLKSAFQGIRGITQIVPAVIGNKKTRDPICKGFAFVDFTHEEDAVRFVELYTGKTITFGKIQKQIKCEFVNEQSSSSSLELRKNHKTALPLLPSFEEDSNEDSNMDDSALGTWEETDLELDNADEQRESDGEKKAPVKVGKKNAPKKKPSTKENAKKVLDVSGSAKRLKIKEKASLSDVFSKYGSKTALASKDN; this is encoded by the exons ATGCTCCGAGCAACTGCATTTCCGGCACCGAACAATTCCGTGGCGGTTCTCTCTGGAAACAACACGTGTCCTTATCTTGAAACCACACGTGTCATTTATCCTCGCTCTTCTTTCATTTCGAGGTTCAACCTCCTACATTTCCGGCAACTCCACGTCAAGTGTCCCCGCGCCGTACGCGGCGGTGGTGGATTCGTCCCGGTGGCGAAGAAGCGAGGAAGTGGAAGCGTGAACCTAGTTGAAATTGAGGGAGATTTCAACGACGAAACTGACGAGGATGTTAGTTACGAATACGATGAAGAAGACGAAGAGGAGGTTGCTGATgatgaggatgaggatgaggatgaAGAAGAGATAGTTTCGTCTGATGTGAGGAGAAAATGGTTTGAGAACAAGCCGAAGGGGTTTGGTGAAGGGAAAGTGTATGACACTAAAATCGAAGATAAGCTGTTTGAAGAATTGCAGCAAAGTAAACGAGCACAAGCTGCTAATTTGAAAAGGCTTAAAACAAATCCTATCAAAACTGCCTCCAAAAATGATGCCCAGAATAAGATAG ATGAAAAAGTTGTTCCTATCCTAAGCCGAGTGCGTTTGGTGAATCTaccaaagaaaaggaaaatcGATAGGGATTTGAAATCAGCTTTTCAAGGGATTCGGGGGATAACACAAATAGTCCCTGCTGTTATTGGAAACAAGAAGACAAGGGATCCTATCTGCAAGGGTTTTGCTTTTGTTGATTTCACGCATGAAGAAGATGCAGTTAG GTTTGTAGAGTTATACACCGGAAAAACTATTACTTTTGGCAAAATTCAGAAGCAGATAAAATGCGAGTTTGTAAATGAAcagtcttcctcttcttctcttgaaTTAAGAAAAAATCACAAGACTGCTCTGCCTCTCTTGCCATCctttgaagaagattcaaatgaGGATTCTAATATGGATGATTCTGCCCTAGGTACCTGGGAAGAAACCGATTTAGAATTAGATAATGCAGATGAGCAACGGGAAAGTGATGGGG AGAAGAAAGCACCGGTCAAAGTTGGAAAAAAGAACGCCCCTAAGAAAAAACCAAGTACAAAAGAGAACGCAAAAAAGGTTTTAGATGTTTCTGGATCTGCGAAAAG GTTAAAGATCAAGGAAAAGGCTTCATTGAGTGACGTTTTCTCCAAGTACGGATCAAAAACTGCCCTGGCTTCAAAGGATAATTAG
- the LOC131649300 gene encoding uncharacterized protein LOC131649300: MAVMLRFVNDKGHIVERFIALHHVKDTKSEALKDALYGILDKYTLSISRIWGQGYDGASNMRGEFNGLQRKILDENPYAFYIHCYAHRLQLVVVSVASSCSSIHDFFEYISLIVNTTSASCKRRDALTEAQHQDILNQLERGEISKGRGLHQSSSLTRPGDTRWGSHHTTLLRLDQMWPSVLKLFGITNELSNVLQRKDLNIVNAMELVDVVKARLATMRDSGWDNLFADVQEFCVSKCIPVPNMDDEIPVRGRSRAEGRTITNLHHYRAEIFYEIFKSLDDIDIIRTFTAKKSRKGHLPRDFI; encoded by the exons ATGGCGGTGATGTTAAG gtttgttaacgaCAAAGGGCATATTGTGGAACGATTCATTGCTCTACATCATGTTAAAGATACTAAATCTGAGGCATTAAAGGATGCtctttatggtattcttgataagTACACGTTATCTATTTCAAGGATATGGGGGCAGGGATATGATGGAGCTTCAAATATGAGAGGTGAATTTAATGGTTTGCAAAGAAAGATTCTAGATGAAAACCCTTATGCTTTCTATATCCATTGTTATGCTCACCGTTTGCAATTGGTTGTTGTGTCTGTTGCTAGTAGTTGCTCATCTATTCATGATTTCTTTGAGTACATATCCTTAATTGTGAACACAACAAGTGCATCTTGTAAGAGGAGAGATGCCTTGACGGAGGCTCAACACCAAGATATTTTAAATCAACTTGAGAGGGGTGAGATATCTAAAGGAAGGGGATTGCACCAATCATCTAGTCTCACTAGACCCGGGGATACTAGATGGGGTTCACATCATACTACATTGCTTCGTTTGGATCAAATGTGGCCATCTGTGTTAAAG ttgtttggtatcaCAAATGAGCTTTCAAATGTCTTGCAAAGAAAAGATCTTAATATTGTGAATGCCATGGAATTAGTTGATGTTGTCAAAGCTCGGCTGGCCACAATGAGAGATAGTGGTTGGGATAATTTATTTGCCGATGTACAAGAATTTTGTGTTTCTAAATGTATTCCGGTGCCTAATATGGATGATGAAATACCAGTTCGGGGTCGGTCAAGGGCAGAAGGGAGGACTATCACTAATCTTCATCATTACCGTGCAGAGATTTTTTAT gagatattcaagtcacttgatgATATTGACATTATTCGGACATTCACCGCAAAGAAGTCTCGGAAAGGACATCTGCCTCGTGATTTTATTTAA
- the LOC131651202 gene encoding uncharacterized protein LOC131651202 has product MKKLNMITMKRGVTRSLTYTSTVRSSSLSFLRSLSSASTTTVDVDVSASSVAKLVTPTFLQPRVVLYDGVCHLCHGGVKWVIRADKDRKIKFCCVQSNAAEPYLRASGLEREDVLRRFLFIEGLNVFSQGSTAALRVLSYLPLPYSSLSWLWVIPTPIRDAVYDYIAKNRYEWFGKAEDCLVLQEKELLERFIDREEMMKRDSKF; this is encoded by the exons ATGAAGAAGCTGAATATGATAACAATGAAGAGAGGCGTCACTAGAAGCTTGACCTACACGTCAACAGTCCGATCCTCCTCACTTTCGTTCCTCCGTTCATTGTCTTCCGCTTCCACCACCACCGTCGACGTCGACGTCTCTGCTTCTTCCGTCGCGAAGCTTGTCACTCCCACTttccttcaacccagagttgttCTTTACGACGGCGTTTGTCATCTCTGCCACGGAG GAGTGAAATGGGTAATCAGAGCAGACAAGGATAGGAAGATCAAATTTTGTTGCGTTCAGTCTAATGCTGCTGAGCCCTATTTGAGAGCATCCGGTCTTGAACGAGAGGATGTTCTGCGTCGCTTTTTATTTATTGAAGGCTTAAATGTATTCTCTCAGGGATCTACTG CTGCATTGCGTGTTCTGTCGTACTTGCCATTACCTTACTCTTCTCTGAGTTGGCTGTGGGTGATTCCAACTCCAATAAGGGATGCTGTATATGATTATATAGCAAAAAACCGGTATGAATGGTTTGGCAAGGCTGAAGATTGTCTGGTTTTGCAAGAGAAGGAGCTGCTTGAGCGTTTCATAGACAGAGAGGAAATGATGAAACGAGATTCCAAGTTTTAA
- the LOC131651201 gene encoding putative disease resistance protein RGA3, whose protein sequence is MAEAVLEFVLHSLNSLIQKELGLFLGFNQDFNSLSSLLTTIKATLEDAEEKQFTDRAIKVWLLNLKDAVHVLDEILDECATHVLEMEQGGFKCGPSHKVQSSCLSSFHPRHITFRYKLAKKMKSIREGLDEIAEERTKFHLTEIAREKRSGVLDWRQTTSIFTQPQIYGRDEDKDKIIDFLVGDGSEFEDLSVYPIVGLGGLGKTTLTQLVFNHEKVVNHFELRIWVCVSEDFSLKRMTKAIIESATGHACAELDLEPLQRKLLDLLKGKKYLLVLDDVWDDEQENWQRLKSVLARGGKGASILVTTRLLKVAAIMGTIPPHDLSMLSDTNCWELLKQRAFGPNEEEREELVVIGKEIVKKCGGVPLAEMALGSLLRFKREEIEWLNVKESQLWNLQVEDHVMSALRLSYLNLPVKLRPCFALCALFPKDEIINKKFLITLWMANGFISSNAMMEAEDIGNVVWNELYWRSFFQDIENNSIGEIENFKMHDLVHDLAQSVTEEVNCCITEPNLSKRIRHLSTYGDRSSVVVGSLQLHGIKTLRTFLMRRYNCSPPQVLKCYSLRVLDLQDMKVLPSSICRLKYLRYLNLTNGEFKTLPESLCTLWNLQILKLDYCRSLQRLPYGLVQLKALLYLSLKCCYSLSSLPPHIRKLGSLKTLTRYVVGKKKGFLLAELGQMNLEGGLYITHLERVKSVMNAKEAHMLRKHVNKLQLEWEINEDSQSQENVEEILEVLQPQTKQLQWLKVVGYTGVYFPRWMSSSSLIFLSTLKLIDCKRCLHLPHLGKLSSLKNLSVSNMSHVKYLYEESSNGGVAGGFTKLKYLRLHELPNLVKLSREDRDNMFPCLSIFYITECPILLELPCLPSLINLYVGGKCSQYLLSSIHKHHTLEILRFSNNEELSFFPDGMLRDLTCLKNLDIYDLSKLEQLPDEVLVTWVCTSISIIE, encoded by the coding sequence ATGGCTGAGGCTGTGCTTGAATTTGTGCTTCACAGTTTGAACTCACTCATTCAAAAAGAGCTTGGCTTATTTCTTGGTTTCAATCAAGACTTTAATAGTCTTTCCAGCTTGCTAACTACAATCAAGGCTACGCTTGAAGATGCTGAGGAGAAACAATTCACTGACAGAGCTATCAAGGTTTGGCTGCTTAATCTCAAAGACGCGGTTCACGTCCTCGATGAAATCTTGGACGAGTGTGCCACTCATGTGCTGGAGATGGAGCAAGGAGGATTCAAGTGTGGGCCATCTCACAAGGTACAAAGCTCTTGCTTATCCTCTTTTCATCCTAGGCATATTACTTTTCGTTACAAACTTGCTAAGAAAATGAAGAGCATAAGAGAGGGGTTAGATGAAATCGCTGAAGAAAGGACCAAGTTTCATTTGACTGAGATTGCTAGAGAGAAGAGAAGTGGGGTCCTTGACTGGCGCCAAACAACTTCAATCTTTACTCAACCTCAAATCTATGGAAGAGATGAAGATAAGGATAAAATTATAGACTTTTTGGTTGGCGATGGCTCAGAGTTTGAGGATTTATCTGTCTATCCAATAGTTGGTCTTGGTGGACTCGGAAAAACAACACTTACCCAACTCGTCTTCAATCATGAAAAAGTTGTCAACCACTTTGAGCTAAGAATTTGGGTATGTGTTTCTGAAGATTTTAGTTTGAAGAGAATGACAAAAGCCATCATAGAATCAGCAACTGGCCATGCTTGTGCAGAACTTGATCTAGAGCCATTACAAAGAAAACTTCTAGATTTGCTCAAAGGAAAAAAATATTTGCTTGtgttggatgatgtatgggatgATGAACAAGAAAATTGGCAGAGGTTGAAATCTGTATTGGCACGTGGAGGAAAAGGCGCATCAATTTTGGTCACCACTCGTCTTCTAAAGGTTGCAGCCATCATGGGAACAATACCCCCTCATGATTTATCAATGCTATCAGACACCAATTGTTGGGAATTGTTGAAACAAAGAGCCTTTGGACCAAATGAGGAAGAGAGGGAAGAACTTGTGGTCATAGGAAAGGAGATAGTAAAGAAGTGTGGGGGAGTGCCTCTTGCGGAAATGGCATTAGGAAGTCTCTTGCGTTTCAAAAGAGAGGAAATAGAGTGGCTCAATGTCAAGGAAAGCCAGCTATGGAATTTACAAGTTGAAGATCATGTCATGTCTGCCTTAAGATTAAGCTACTTGAATTTGCCAGTAAAATTGAGACCGTGTTTTGCCTTGTGTGCACTGTTTCCCAAAGATGAAATAATAAACAAGAAGTTTTTGATTACTCTTTGGATGGCTAATGGTTTTATTTCATCCAATGCAATGATGGAAGCAGAAGATATTGGCAATGTGGTGTGGAATGAGTTATATTGGAGATCATTTTTTCAAGATATTGAGAATAATAGTATTGGCGAAATTGAAAACTTTAAAATGCACGACCTTGTTCATGATCTTGCTCAATCTGTTACGGAAGAGGTTAATTGTTGCATTACAGAACCAAACCTATCTAAAAGAATCCGCCACCTCTCAACTTATGGTGACAGATCATCTGTGGTAGTCGGTTCATTACAGTTGCATGGAATCAAAACCTTGAGGACCTTTTTAATGCGTCGATACAATTGTTCACCACCTCAAGTACTAAAATGTTATTCTTTACGAGTACTTGACCTCCAAGATATGAAAGTGTTACCATCTTCGATTTGTCGTTTAAAATATCTAAGATACTTGAATCTTACTAATGGAGAATTCAAAACTCTTCCGGAATCTTTATGTACATTGTGGAACTTACAGATTTTAAAGTTAGATTATTGTAGAAGCCTCCAAAGGTTGCCTTATGGGCTGGTACAATTGAAAGCTCTACTATATCTATCTTTGAAGTGTTGTTACTCACTATCAAGCTTGCCTCCACATATAAGGAAATTGGGTTCCCTAAAAACTTTAACCAGGTATGTTGTTGGCAAGAAAAAAGGGTTTCTGTTGGCAGAACTAGGACAAATGAACCTTGAAGGAGGTCTTTACATTACACACTTGGAGAGAGTTAAAAGTGTGATGAATGCCAAAGAAGCTCATATGTTGAGAAAGCATGTGAACAAATTGCAATTGGAATGGGAGATAAATGAAGATTCCCAATCACAAGAAAATGTTGAGGAGATTCTTGAAGTGCTTCAACCTCAAACCAAACAACTTCAGTGGCTGAAAGTGGTAGGATATACAGGTGTCTATTTCCCACGATGGATGTCTAGTTCTTCTCTAATTTTTTTAAGTACTCTAAAGCTCATTGATTGCAAAAGATGTTTACACCTTCCACACTTGGGGAAACTTTCTTCTCTAAAGAATCTAAGTGTATCTAACATGAGTCATGTAAAATACCTATATGAAGAATCATCCAATGGTGGAGTTGCAGGAGGTTTCACAAAACTAAAATACTTGAGACTACATGAGTTGCCGAACCTGGTAAAGTTATCAAGGGAGGATAGAGATAACATGTTTCCGTGCctttcaatattttatattaccgAATGTCCTATACTGTTGGAATTGCCTTGCCTTCCATCTCTCATTAATTTGTATGTAGGAGGGAAATGCAGCCAATATTTACTAAGTTCAATTCATAAACATCATACTCTTGAAATCCTTCGGTTCAGCAATAATGAAGAGCTAAGTTTCTTTCCAGATGGGATGCTAAGAGACCTCACTTGTCTAAAGAATCTTGATATCTATGACCTTTCCAAACTGGAGCAGCTCCCAGATGAAGTATTAGTTACATGGGTCTGCACTTCAATATCTATCATTGAGTAA